One Dehalococcoidia bacterium DNA window includes the following coding sequences:
- a CDS encoding YjbQ family protein gives MMIKTETLELQSKGHGDILDLTARVAEIVTQSKLKDGIVTVFVIGSTAAITTIEFEPNLVADFNEMWQKLAPEGVPYHHDNTWGDANGYAHVRASLLGASLVIPFNGGKLVLGTWQQVVLVDFDERPRRRKIVVQVMGK, from the coding sequence ATGATGATAAAAACCGAAACCCTTGAACTTCAGTCCAAAGGCCACGGCGACATTCTTGACCTCACCGCGCGAGTGGCAGAAATCGTCACGCAATCCAAGCTCAAGGATGGAATTGTTACAGTCTTCGTTATCGGCTCCACGGCAGCTATTACCACTATCGAGTTCGAGCCCAACCTGGTCGCCGATTTCAACGAGATGTGGCAGAAGCTCGCGCCGGAAGGCGTGCCATACCACCACGACAACACCTGGGGGGATGCCAACGGCTACGCCCACGTGCGGGCTTCACTGCTTGGAGCTTCGCTGGTCATCCCGTTCAATGGCGGCAAACTGGTTCTGGGGACATGGCAGCAGGTGGTGCTGGTGGATTTCGACGAAAGGCCGCGCAGGCGTAAGATCGTTGTGC
- a CDS encoding dihydroorotate dehydrogenase electron transfer subunit, with product IHCVSEDKKQVAFLFAVIGKGTDWLSRAKPGDRLDVLGPLGNGFTLMPSSREILLTAGGIGLAPLIFLAERATQKGVRVNLAYGTANDQRYSKELLPKGIRLVEFTDDGSCGRHGLVTECVPDFLDSVDQIFVCGPLLMYRALVKQQNLKGKNVQVSLETRMACGLGVCYGCTVKTCSGLKQVCHDGPVFNLDEVVWEEMAGI from the coding sequence GCATCCACTGCGTCAGCGAGGATAAAAAACAGGTTGCCTTTCTCTTTGCGGTAATCGGAAAAGGCACCGACTGGCTCTCTCGCGCCAAACCGGGCGACAGACTAGACGTGCTCGGCCCACTGGGTAACGGCTTCACCCTTATGCCCTCGTCGCGCGAGATACTGCTGACGGCGGGCGGTATAGGCCTGGCCCCGCTCATCTTTCTGGCTGAACGGGCCACTCAAAAAGGCGTGCGCGTTAACCTGGCTTACGGCACGGCGAATGACCAACGCTACAGCAAGGAACTGCTGCCCAAAGGCATCAGGCTGGTGGAATTCACTGACGACGGCAGCTGCGGGAGGCACGGCCTGGTAACGGAATGCGTGCCCGATTTCCTCGATTCGGTGGACCAGATATTCGTGTGCGGGCCGCTGCTCATGTACCGGGCGCTGGTCAAGCAGCAGAACCTCAAAGGCAAGAATGTCCAGGTATCCCTGGAGACGCGCATGGCCTGCGGGCTGGGCGTGTGTTACGGCTGTACAGTCAAGACATGTTCCGGTCTCAAGCAGGTTTGCCACGACGGCCCGGTGTTCAACCTGGATGAGGTGGTGTGGGAGGAGATGGCGGGGATTTAA